CACGCACGCAAGCGGACAGAGTACCACGGTCAAGGGAGCACAGGGTGGGAGCCCTTCCCATCTCCCAGGCAATGAAGTGAAACTGAATCAGCTTTGCCACCACATCCGTGTCTGTCCAGCTCTGCACAGCGGCCTTGCTGCTGAGGGACACCAGGGGGCGCCCCCAGTCCCCGAAGCCCCCCATCCTCGGGCTCCCCGCCCAGACGTCTCTCCGTGCGCCCGCGTCACACAGCTGCTCTGTGACTGGCTCACACGGCAGCGGTGACAGGAGCAGGATGATGACTGCCAACGTGAGCGCTCGCTGTGTGCCGAGCAGGGGGCATCACGTGTGTTCGCCTCACGACACCCCACTCACAGAcaaggaagctcagagagatcaAGTCACtaggccaaggtcacacagccaacgGGGGCAGCAGCACTGAGCATCGTCTGCCCCCAGGCCGTTCACTGGGTGTTCTGAACTCAGAGTGTCCACCAGCTCAGGGCCCGGCTGTCCAGCGTGGCCCAGACCCCGCCTGCCCAGCACCGGGCATCTCACCTCCTCTCGGCCCAGTCTATGACCGGGTCCCACTCGTTCCTCTGCAGCTCCACCAGCGTCTCTGGTTCTTCCACCCTGTAGCTAATTTAGTACAAAAAAGCACCGCCATTAATAAAAAAATACGATTTTCTCATTCTGTGACATACACAGAAACTAGAAACGCGACAGCACAAaacctctccacccccaccccacccctttcccctaaagcagtggttctcaacgtgTGGCCCAGGGCTCACCTGGGACCTTGCTGGAAATGCACACCCTCAGGCCCCGCCCTCTGGGGGTGGAGACCAGCAACCTGCGGCTTGGCAAGCCCTCCAGGGGTTCCACTAAGCTCGACCTTGAAATCCACTGTCCTGAACGTCTCCAGGTATTGACAGGTCACGCCTGCAGTGCTGCCCTGTGCTGCTCTCAACCCTAATACCGTCCCCATAcccgcagcccccagccccaggatgCTCGGAGCTGAGGCCTGAGCTCAGACGCTTGCGAGCCAGAAGCTCAGCCACTCTACCCGCCTGCCGGCCCCTCCCGAGCGGCGGTGCCCTGGCCAGACCCACCGCCTGCCTCCCCGCGGGGGCCCACCTGCCGCCCAGCTCTGGACGCAGCCCTGGCGGACCCGCCCGACACCACCGATGCCAGGCTGCACCACTGCTCTAAGAGACAGGGGTGGCGTCAGCTGCGGGGAGCTGAGCTGCAAGGCCTCCTGGGATGGGAACCCGAGGGGGCGCTGGGGAGGCCAGGCTGCCCGGGGGAGCGGAGTGGcccccagggcagagggaggctgcCACCCCCATCTGCTCTCAGTGCCAGGATGGCCTCCAAGAAGAGCCCCCTCCCTGAGCTCGCGGGAAGGGTGCTGCTCCCCGTGACAGAACAGTCCCCAACACAGAGGTGCGGACTCTGCCAGAGGCCCCCGCAGGGGcacctctgtcccctgccccaGTGCAGCTTTCACGTGCCACCCGGGAGGGGCCGGGTACCAGCGCACCGGGCAGCAGACACAGGGCTGCGTGGCTGTCCCCTCCGCATCCCGCCGACACCCCCGACCCATCAGCTGACGAACCCAGGGGCGGGAAGGCTGCAGACGGGGAGGAGGCCAGCTGCTGGAGGCCGAGGTCGAACCACCCATGTCCCAGCTGGCAAGCGGAGAGCAGGCTGCCTATGTGAGGACATGCTGGCAGCCAGAGGTGACCCCCTGGGTCCTGGAGCCTGCAGGAGCCGCAGAGGCccccccacctcttcctccacggagaaggctctgggcacacagCCCAAGGGACGTGCTCAGGCCCGGGGACGGCCGCCCACAGTCCATTACCAGACGGTGTCGGTGTCCAGGAACTTCACGGCCGCCAGAATGAGCTGGTCCTTGTCCCGCTGGGTCGGGTTGTCTAGAGCCGTGTTGCACAGTGTGGTCTGGATTCAAGGCAGGGAGAGCCCGTCAGCACGCAGGTCCCGAGGACACCACCGGACCCGGGCCCCCGGGGACAACAGATGCCCCCCAGGCTCCGTACTACCAGGCTCTGCAGTGTTTCCTCACGACAGCCCTTTCCAACAGGTACTGTGACCATAACATTAGTTACATTTCAGAGATGTGGAAACCCAGGCCCGGGGGCTCAGGTTCAGTGAAGGAGACGTGGAGGCGTTCCTGGATCAGGCGAGGAGCTCGCCGGCCAACACCCGACGCCTCGGAAGGCAGGGGACAAACCAGCCAGCCCAGGGGCGGGTGTCTTTCCATATCTGCCGTGTGGCCCGCAGGCTGCGGAGCTCTCGAAGGCGCCACGGTGCAGGGGATGCCAGCGCCAGGGTGCGGACAGGCTGGGGAGCCCACCTGGGGCCGGGGGCCTGggtccacgtgccacagagcacgGACCTGCGACGCCTCGTCTCGGCCCATCCTGACCACCACCCACCTTTCAGGGTGGGCACCGCGGGCTGAGAAGGGGTGgcgacttgcccaaggtgaccaAGTGGGCCTCTCCCGCAGCTGCTCCTCTAGGGCCTCAGGGAGGCCAGCTCCTCGGGGAGGGTCCCCACCGCCACCAGGCCTGCTGAGCGCCAACtgagccggggccggggccggccaTGCGCTGCTGAGACAGACGGCAGGCAGGCGACCGTGACCCAGCCCAACACAGACCGCGAGAGCTGATGAAGCAAAGGAGCAGCTGCAGTGGAGCATGAGAGCCGGGCCAGGGAAGGACTCGCGTCCCGAGACCCGCGGAGGACGCAGGCCCGGGGTGGTGGTGGGGCGGGGTGTGTGCCCGGAACCCCAGGGCCCTATCGGAATTGGGACAGGACCCCAACTTCTGCCCGCAGCGGCCTGGGGCGCGGGCTGTGACCTGTTACCAGGTGCATGGTGTACATCTTGATGGTGTCCTGCTGAGAGTCCCACTCGGTGGCCACGGCGATGGCCAGGGCCTCGCTGGGGACGGTGAAGAGCTTGGCTTGGGGAGTCCTCAGCTTCCTGTGGTCCAGGTTGATCTCAAAGCCACCTTGAAAGATCAGATGAAAACCTCACAGGGGTTGACAGGAGGACATGAGTGACCATCCCTGCATTAGCTACTTGATTGGGTGCAGAGACACCCCGAGTGCCTtctggtggggtggagggggtcaCTTACAGAAACACACCCGACGAGAGCGCCAGGGCCAAGCTCACCGAGCCGCTGGCTGGAGGTGACCGTGTTCCCGCCCACTCACAGaaacaaacaagaggcagggaaAATTCCAGACACTCACCTTCACCCTGTGTGATGCTGACATTCTGATAGAACCTCTTCCTCTCTGTCGGAAAGATTTTTCGAAAAGGCAGTTAAACTGCTGTGGGCACAGCTCAGGAGGAGCTTGCACCGTCGCCGCCGGTGCTGCTGGCGGCCCTGACTTCCACACCAGCACCCGAGGTCTCCCCACTCCATGCGGATCAACGGCTTCTGAGCagaccggggcggggggcggccccGCGGGCCCCCAAGCCCAGGGCCAGTGGCCACGAGCCTTACGAAGCTGCAGCCTGCCTGAGCACGGACTTcagcacccccccgcccccaccccggccacCCCGTGCTCGAATCTACGGACGGTGTCTGAACACCACACAGCTGGAGACCCACCTCGGGCAGGAATCCGCCGCCTCTAAGGCACACGTGGAAAGCCAGCGTAAGAGTGTGCGTGTGCACACGCGTGCACAGGCAGGAAGCAGAGACCCGCGAGCATTGACCAGCCCTCCATCCACTTAATCACCCTAATTAACCAGCTCGCCTGTGTATCAACAGGAACTTCAGACATTTCCTTTAAGAAGGGGGGAAATCTGTGCCCTGTGTTTCCTTCTGAAAGTAACTTGCATAAAATCACATATGAAAATGTAAACGAACTCCCCCTCTCTTACCTGGAAGGATTAAAAACCAAGCGCATGGTGTAGGAAACTATGCAGACTCTACTCCTTCCACTAGGAAAGGATGGGCCACGTTTGGAAGCTGCAAACCACGACCCAGTCTCTGCTATCTGCGATCGACACAAACCTTCCTTCCCTGGTTTATTTCACCTATTTGTTGGGTGCTAAAAACCTCCGGGGCCCCAACTAAAGTTCTTTTTTGGAAACAATGATTGAGTATGTGACAAAGAAAAGGAGATTCATTGCTTTTAATGCTTTTTAACTTCTTTCAAcggtaaaaaaacaaacaaaaaaacaagcttaAGTTAATGTTTACTAATTCAAATAGACTGCAAATCAGGGGAACTCTGTGCGAGGGATAGGGGTGGCGTAATGGAGAGAGGGTATCTGGTCTTGCTCCAAACATGTATTTTTCTGTCTCCCACAAATCTCACGTGCTGTCATTAACGCTTACACAAAGAGGCCGCAAGTGCATTTTCACAGCTGCACCTACTAAACTAAGGCCCAAACTATCTTCCCACAAAAAATATTTGTGTCCTCCTGTGTACCAAGTGCTGTTCTAGGTACTTGGGATaaaacagtgaacaagacagacaaaaatccctgtcttcatggagtcaaaattttttttttttttttttttttttttttacaaagggcTCGGACTTGACCACCAGGATGATGCAGTATCACTGGCAAACCTACCACCTTTGTCTAAAGCCACAACAGTGATTCTCTCACACATCTAGCACCAAAAGAGGAGGTTCACACCACCCTGCAGGTTTTttcaaagtggtttttttttaatgtggactgtttttaaagtctttattgaatttgctacaatattgcttctgttttatattttgttttgttctttttttggccctgcagcctgtgggatcctagctcccccatcagggatggaacccacaccccctgcattggaaggtgaagtcttaaccactggacctccagggaagtcccccaccccGCTAGTGTTGAATTTCCCTACTTTACGTGCCAGCCCAGTCTTATCCAGATGGCAGGTAAGACGGGAGTGTGGAGGCCCCTGCGAAGGGCTGGCCGGAGGCCTGGGTCGAGGCGCCCAGGCTATGTCCAGCACGTGCTGCAGTGCCTGCCAGGGGCAGCGGGTCCAAAGCCAGACCAGGCAGGgtgtcggggtggggggtggggggtctgaAGGCTCTGACTCGTCCCTGGGAGAGGAGCTGCCCCTTCAGCAGCAAGTGCCAGCAGAGCATTCTACCACAGGCCAGCATGGCCCTGGGAAACGGGCCCAAGAGAACTGGGGGCCGAGGAACGGACGGGGCAGAGACTGATAGCACCGGCTGAACCTCCCAAAGCTGCCAGCACCACGAGGTCTCCCACGAGGGGGTCTTCTTCCCTCTGCGCCCTCCTCTGTCCTGGCCAGGTCCACCTCTGCGCCTGATCGGAGATGCCAGCCAGGTGGGTTTGGGGCTCTGCTGAGGGGAGGGCAAACTTCACTCTCAGAACAAACTTGTGGAGGACCAACCCCCTTCCAGGGCAGGACTCAAAGCTACCCTGCTCTCAGGTGCGTACCGTCTCGTGGGAAGACGGACACGAAACCAGTCGAACAATTAAGTGACCGTGGCGGGAAAAAAACAGCAGGAATGCTGCAAAGACGCGCCTGGGAAGCGTCATCTCGTCTGGGCCAAAGGAAGACCTCCAAGCAGCCAGCTGGCACCTGAGACGTGTGTGAGGGCGCGCCCCTGGTGTCCAGCAGAAGGAACAGCTTACAGGAAGGCACCAGGCCTCAGGAGAGCAGGTCTCCGAGCTAGAAAGGCGGTGCGCGGGGCCGGGCTGCGGCCGCCTGCAGGATGGCTGGGGAGGCCCAGAGCCGGGGAGGAGGCCAGCAGGTCACAGCGAGGAGGGCGGGGGAGTCAAGTCAGGGGTTCCCACGGACGACGAGAACGGGATCGGGACAGTTCACTTGCTGGGATCCACGCTCCCCAGCAATGTCAAAAGACAGACTTGCTGCCTGGTCCCTCCAAGGTCGGGCCTCCTAAGACAAGACGCGAGACTAGGAGCCCGTGAAGCACCACAGCCTCAGTGACTAGAAGCGAGCTGACAGCAACGGAAACCCATCCTCACAGACACGAGACAGGCTAGTCAGCCACACAGCGCAGGCCTATTTCCAGTACGACTCACTCCCTTTCCAGAACCTCTGTTTCTGTGGCAAAACCACACTTGGTGTCTTTTAAGTGACTTTTAAGGACTATGTGtcaacagagacagagaaacaggtaTGTGAAAAAGCACTGGTTTTAAAAGCTGGCCACAAGAAAGCAGGCCATGTAAGCAAGAACACGAACAAGCTGCTCCCGGGAAGAGTGCTGCCTTGGAAATTAACGTCCACTGGGTCCCTTTTTCCTGCGAGGCTGCTTCAGTCCACACAAAGAAACAGGCAATTTTCTGGGTCACTTCCCCCGACActcctcctcctgtcccaggCCTCCCAGACCAGCGAGTGATCCTTCCACCAGCCTCAATTTCCGGGCTGGCCTCTGCTTAGGAAAGGCTCAAAACCTCACCACTGTGACCCCACAGTGCACCAGGAACAGAGGCCGAGCCTCCCCAGAGCTGCCTCCACACCTTTCTCTCCAAACAGCGCCACCTGGCGGGCCTCAAGCCTGAAAGCTAGATTCTGACTCAGCTCCCTCTACCCAGAATCCTGGGGCAGCTGTGACCAAGCGTTTTCAAGTATCAAAATTCTTCAGGCCAACTATATACAAAGAGCCCTTAcaagtcaataataaaaagacaagtaacCCAATTAAGAGACGgtcaaaggatctgaacagacatttctccaaagaaaacgtACAAGTGTCCAAAAAGCACCTAAAAACATGTTCGACATCACTGTCAccggggaaatgcaaatgaaagcccggagacaccacttcacacccaccaggaCGGCGGTGGTCAGAAAGACAGGTGTCGGTAAGGAGGCTGAGAAACTGGGACCTCCATACATTACTGGTGGAAATGCCACCTTGGACAGCGgggtggcagttcctcaaaaagtcagTCACCACTTCATCCAGCGATTCTACTCTCAGATACCCGcctatgagaaatgaaaacatatgcccacacaaaaacctgcactcAAGTGTTTACAGAGGCATTCAGaacagccaaaagatggaaaatgcCCAAATGCTCACCAGCGGAAGACTGTAAATGAGACGTGCTGTGTCCCCACGCTGCAACAGTATCAGCTGTGAAAGGCTGGAGTCCTAACACACATGACCCCCGGGATAAACcctgaaaacatgctaaatgaaaaaaagccAGTCAAAGAAGGCCacattccatttatgtgaaataccCAAGCCAGGGAAGTCTACAGACACAGAGAGCAAAGTCGTGGCTGTCTAGGCCTGGAGGGATACCTGGGGTACTCAGAGGGCAGTAGCTAAAGGGTACAGGGATTCTTTGGGGTGATAAGAATGTTCTAGAAtcgatggctgcacaactctgagtatactaaaaaccactgaactgtacactgtGAGTGAGTGACCTGTAAGTGCATCACGTCTCGATAAACCTGTTAAAAAACTCTTCGGGCCAAATGTATCCAGCACAGCAATTAATACACATGGGCTAAATGGCTAAACACACTTTCTTCCCAAGGTGCTCTGGCATCCAGAGTAGGGGATGGCAAACTCTtcctgtaaagagccagataaagcatttcaggctttgcaggccatccGGTTCCTGGTGCAACCAGCCAACTCTGCACCACGTCAGTGAAGGAGCAGGGCTGGGTTGCCCCAAGCCTTTATTAACAAGAACAGGTGGCGGGCTGGCTGCCTTGTCTGCAGCATCTCCCTCCGCCGGGCACCAGCCGTCTCTGCAGACGGGGCAGAGGCTGAGACGCTGAGCCACTTGTTCAGGCAACAGACAACTTGCAGACGGAGGATACCCCCAGCCTTGACTTCATCGGCTGTCAGCCTCAGCCCGACAGGCAGCCTCTCCAGACACCTTCGCCTCTAAGCAGCTGCCGGCTCAGACAGCTGGTACGGGCTAGACACCACAGAGGCGTCCTCACAACATCGCCAACACCTCGGTGACCCTTTCCTAACCCCCTCCTGGCCTCCCAACAACCTTCAGTGGTCTGGCCGTCCCTAAGGAGCCGAGTCAACCTGCTTGCCTCTCCAGGTCTGCGCGGAGAAGCTGCCACTTGGGTTTAACCTTCCACGCCTCCGAAGACGCACAGACGCCCAGACTGGGACAGCAGAGCGCTCAGGCCGGTGCCCAAACCCCCTCCCACGGCGCGCCACTCTTGTCTTCCTCCACGTTTGCCTGCCTGCCCAGCGCTGGAGCTAGCAAGTCTGCGGTAGGAAGGAAAAGGGCAGCTCAGTGCCACCAAGATGGCAGAGGCGGCCACCAACCTACACGAACCCTCTGCTTGACTCAACTTGGGGGAGTTCCTGGACGTGTCCCCTTCGCACGTGTGGTGCCTCCCTGGGGTGCTGTAAACGAAAAACAacacttctgttttcctttacatACTCACACAGATACTACGCTCTAAACAAggcggccgggggggggggggggggctcggTTCCCACTGATCAACTCTGTGCCAGCAGCTAGGCGTCCTACaatcaactcaattctgacaccataCACCTGGAGACAGCGTtggatcccacaggttaaggactcacTCCTACGAGACAAGTCCTACAAGGTTAgcttgctagagcagctcacgaACTTAGGAAAACAGTTGACTTACTAGAGTATCAGTTTACTATAAAAGGATGCAACTCAGGGACAGGCAAGTGGAGGAGATGGATGGGGCATGGTATGGAGGAAAGGGTGCCAAGTTTCCATGCTCTCTCTGGACACCCTCCCTGCGTCTCCACGTGTTCCCCAACCTCGAAGCTCTCCGAACCTCACAATTCAGAGGTTTTATGGAGGCTCCATTACACAGGCATGGTTACTTTAACCAGAGGTAATGAGTGATCCATCCACTCAATCTCCAgtccctcttcctttcccagaGATCAGGGGGTAGGGCTCAAAGCGCCAACCCACTGATCACGTGTGGCTGGTTCCCcgggcaaccagcccccatccttaggagCTTTCCAAGTATATATTAACATACACTCAGGTGTGGCTGAAAGGGGCTTGTTAGGAGTAACAAGACCCTCCTTTCACCTCTGGAACTATTTTAGGACAGAAGACCACCTATTTTAACAAAAGATTCTCCCATAGCTCTTATCACTTAGTAAAGGACAAGGGTTTAGGAGGCGTGTGCCCGGACAAGACGGTGACCGGGCGCGTATCACACGTCACTGTCAGAGCTGCCCTTCCTCCTGCCGTTTTACTGGCCCTTCACCTGGGCCCCGGCAGGTGAAATCTTCGCTCCCTGCGACATCCATTCGTCTTCCCCATTTGTATAAAATTATGGAACTTAACAGAAGGGCCCTCAGAGATAACCTGGCCCTTCAACTCACAGAGGGAAATGGAGTCCAACTAAGCAATCACAGGCCCAAGACGACACTGAACCCGGTTCAGCCCGCCTCAGACCCCAGATCTGTGCTTCTACCACAAAGCCAAGATGCCTGTGGAGTTCTAGATTTCCTAAAGGTCCCTCACACCCGCTGTCACCTCTGAACCTGTTCCAGCCGCCTGTGTTCCACTCTCGCTCCTCCTCTACACCAAGCTCCTTCTTATCTGTCAAGACTCAGCTTAAATGTCCTCTCACCTGAGACCCTTTCTAGACCCTCAACACCCCCAAGAGGGGAGCAGGTGCTTCTCTGTACCTCCCTTACCACAGGACACCAGAAGCTATTGTTTAACCGGGATGTTAGAACCTTCTGCACTTGACACTGAACAGCACCTAGCTGGAAGCCACTGCTCTCTTGAAGACCACGGTGCCCCTCGCCCTCAGCACAGAAGCACTAACTGACTGGACAGAGTGTCACTGTCTCCACTCACTTAAGGGACTCGCTCCCACTCTTACCCTAAAACCTCTCTCCAGGAGCAACGAAAGAGCCACTGCCTTCTAAGCCTCATCCGAGTCGGAAGTGGAGCAAGAAGGCACGGGGTGTCAACTCCTTAGCAgaaatggcgggggggggggggcgggcaggaggaggcagggtcaGGACAGCTGCGGGGTCAGCGGCCGGGATGGGAGACGGAAAGCCCGGCCTCCAGGCCCCTTCGGAGCCGGGTCACAGGATCACTGAAAGCAGCCCGGCAGACGGCCTGTGCCCCGCAAACCTCTCAGAGTCTGCCCTTGCGCCCCTGGGGCGATCCCGACCCAGAACCCGATCTACCCCGTCTGAAAACGAGGATGACCTCCGCTCTCCCAGCGGAAAAAGGGAAAGGCCGCACGCGCCGAAGGCAACAAGGCGCGCGAGTCCCGGGGCGGCCCCTGCCCTTGCGGGGGCTTCCCTCCCGGGCAGTGGCCCTGCTCGGCCGACCCCTCCGCCTGCTCCGCCCCGGCATCCCTCACCTGCCGGGGGCGCGTAGGtccgggcgggggccgggggcttTGGCCGCAGCCCCTCGGAGGCGGCGAGGCCGCCGCGGAGACGGACCAGGAGGCGGCGCCCCCCGTCCCGCAGCCGGAGGCAGCTCGTCCCCATCGCGCGGGGGCCTGGGAGGACGACCGCGCGAGAGCTGAGCGCGGGGAACACGTAGCGGAGGGACCGCACGCCGCGCGCGCTGGCCGCACGGAGCTTCCTTCTCACCGGCCGCCGGCGTCCTCAGCCTCCCTGGGCGCCGCCATGTTGCGCACGACACTCGCGGAGCGCCGTCGCCGCGCGCCTCCGCGCACGCCGCAGCCAATCAGCATCACAaacgcc
The DNA window shown above is from Hippopotamus amphibius kiboko isolate mHipAmp2 chromosome 17, mHipAmp2.hap2, whole genome shotgun sequence and carries:
- the ATPAF2 gene encoding ATP synthase mitochondrial F1 complex assembly factor 2 isoform X2 codes for the protein MGTSCLRLRDGGRRLLVRLRGGLAASEGLRPKPPAPARTYAPPAERKRFYQNVSITQGEGGFEINLDHRKLRTPQAKLFTVPSEALAIAVATEWDSQQDTIKMYTMHLTTLCNTALDNPTQRDKDQLILAAVKFLDTDTVCYRVEEPETLVELQRNEWDPVIDWAERRYGVEIGSSTSIMGPRIPARTREVLQSHLASYNMWALQGIEFVVTQLKSMVLTLGLIDLHLTVEQAVLLSRLEEEYQIQKWGSIEWAHDYELRELRARTAAGTLFVHLCSESSAVKHKLLQG
- the ATPAF2 gene encoding ATP synthase mitochondrial F1 complex assembly factor 2 isoform X1, producing MGTSCLRLRDGGRRLLVRLRGGLAASEGLRPKPPAPARTYAPPAACFQGLSRGSCVLGLQPFTADTVAAWGHSTSHLQSSAERKRFYQNVSITQGEGGFEINLDHRKLRTPQAKLFTVPSEALAIAVATEWDSQQDTIKMYTMHLTTLCNTALDNPTQRDKDQLILAAVKFLDTDTVCYRVEEPETLVELQRNEWDPVIDWAERRYGVEIGSSTSIMGPRIPARTREVLQSHLASYNMWALQGIEFVVTQLKSMVLTLGLIDLHLTVEQAVLLSRLEEEYQIQKWGSIEWAHDYELRELRARTAAGTLFVHLCSESSAVKHKLLQG